Proteins co-encoded in one Centropristis striata isolate RG_2023a ecotype Rhode Island chromosome 24, C.striata_1.0, whole genome shotgun sequence genomic window:
- the LOC131962633 gene encoding kinesin heavy chain-like isoform X1 — protein MMDAAECGVRVMCRFRPLNESEINRGDKYIPKFKEDDTVVITGKPYVFDRVLPPNTSQEQVYDQCAKQIVKDVLGGYNGTIFAYGQTSSGKTHTMEGKLHDSQLMGIIPRIARDIFDHIYSMDENLEFHIKVSYFEIYLDKIRDLLDVSKTNLAVHEDKNRVPYVKGCTERFVSSPEEVMDVIDEGKNNRHVAVTNMNEHSSRSHSIFLINIKQENMETEKKLSGKLYLVDLAGSEKVSKTGAEGAVLDEAKNINKSLSALGNVISALAEGTKSHVPYRDSKMTRILQDSLGGNCRTTIIICCSPSVYNEAETKSTLMFGQRAKTIKNTVSVNLELTAEEWKKKYEKEKEKNKNLKTIIQRLEAELNRWRNGENVPEDEQLSSKDQKSVEPYDNTPVIDNLQPAGGGVSVPGDERSKYEEDITNLYKQLDDKDDEINQHSQLAEKLKEQMMDQEELLASTRRDYEKIQEELCRLQTENELAKEEVKEVLQALEELAVNYDQKSQEVGERDQANLQLIEELQHKTLLLSAVQGELSQLQELNGLQRKRAAEVLNLLLRDLSDIGAIIGTSDVKAAASSETKGNGSAVEEEFTVARLYISKMKSEVKSLVNRSKQLESAQADAHRKIQANEKELASCQLLISQHQAKIKSLTDYMQNMEQKKRQLEESQDALSEELAKLQAHGKTRHEMLGEEKEKEDIGRSDGDEDIKKTLQEQLENHREAHQKQLSRLRDEIEDKQRMLDELTDLNQGLLLEQERLMSDYDKLKSEEQEKDAKLDKLIMLNEQREQAREDLKGLEETVAKELQTLHNLRKLFVQDLTTRVKKSAELDCEEGLGNVAQKQKISFLENNLEQLTKVHKQLVRDNADLRCELPKLEKRLRATAERVKALENALKEAKENAMRDRRRYQQEVDRIKEAVRAKNMTRRGFSAQIGELKVRFETWTDDKIKYATEVIYFFVLQQSPSDQDIPPCGPPSAAPSEPEAPTTTETTTASDPCEHAADKHLTILSIHSTFFY, from the exons GGTAAACCGTACGTGTTCGACCGCGTGCTGCCTCCCAACACGTCACAGGAACAAGTGTACGACCAGTGTGCCAAACAGATCGTCAAAG ATGTGCTGGGCGGTTATAACGGGACCATCTTCGCCTACGGACAGACGTCCTCCGGGAAGACACACACCATGGAG ggcAAACTGCACGACTCCCAGCTGATGGGGATCATTCCTCGCATCGCCCGCGACATCTTTGACCACATCTACTCCATGGACGAGAACCTGGAGTTCCACATCAAG GTTTCCTATTTTGAAATCTACTTGGACAAGATCAGAGACCTGCTGGATG TGTCCAAGACGAACCTTGCTGTGCATGaagacaaaaacagagttcCCTATGTCAAG GGCTGTACTGAGCGTTTTGTGTCCAGTCCAGAGGAGGTGATGGACGTCATCGATGAGGGCAAAAACAATCGGCACGTGGCAGTCACAA ACATGAATGAGCACAGCTCTCGCAGCCACAGCATCTTCCTCATCAACATCAAGCAGGAGAACATGGAGACGGAGAAGAAGCTGTCGGGGAAGCTCTACCTGGTCGACCTGGCGGGCAGCGAGAAG GTCAGTAAGACGGGAGCAGAGGGAGCCGTGCTGGATGAGGCCAAGAACATCAACAAATCTCTCTCCGCTCTGGGAAACGTCATCTCAGCTCTCGCCGAGGGAACT aaatcCCATGTGCCGTACAGAGACAGTAAGATGACTCGGATCCTGCAGGACTCTCTGGGGGGAAACTGTcgcaccaccatcatcatctgcTGCTCGCCTTCAGTCTACAACGAGGCTGAGACCAAGTCCACGCTCATGTTTGGACAGAG AGCCAAGACCATCAAGAACACAGTGTCGGTGAACCTGGAGCTGACGGCTGAGGAGTGGAAGAAGAAATatgagaaggagaaggagaagaacaaGAACCTGAAAACCATCATCCAGAGGCTGGAGGCTGAACTCAACCGCTGGAGGAACG GGGAGAATGTTCCTGAGGACGAGCAGCTGAGCTCCAAAGATCAGAAGAGCGTGGAGCCGTACGACAACACTCCCGTCATCGACAACCTGCAGCCTGCTGGAGGAGGCGTCTCAGTCCCCGGGGACGAGCGGAGCAAATACGAGGAGGACATCACCAACCTCTACAAACAGCTGGACGACAAG gACGATGAAATCAACCAACACAGTCAGCTGGCTGAAAAACTCAAGGAGCAGATGATGGACCAGGAAGag ctGCTGGCATCTACGCGGCGTGACTATGAGAAAATCCAGGAGGAGCTGTGCCGGCTGCAGACGGAGAACGAGCTGGccaaggaggaggtgaaggaggtgcTGCAGGCGCTGGAGGAGCTGGCCGTCAACTACGACCAGAAGAGCCAAGAGGTGGGGGAGAGAGATCAGGCCAACCTGCAGCTGATCGAGGAGCTGCAGCACAAGACG ttgttGCTGTCGGCAGTGCAGGGGGAGCTGAGTCAGCTGCAGGAGCTGAACGGCCTGCAGAGGAAAAGAGCCGCTGAAGTCCTCAACCTGCTGCTGCGTGACCTCAGCGACATCGGCGCCATCATCGGCACCAGTGATGTGAAAGCTGCCGCA TCCTCAGAGACGAAGGGGAACGGCTCGGCGGTGGAGGAGGAGTTCACCGTGGCTCGCctctacatcagcaagatgaaGTCCGAGGTCAAGTCCTTGGTGAACCGCAGCAAGCAGCTGGAGAGCGCTCAGGCCGACGCCCACCGCAAGATCCAGGCCAATGAGAAGGAGCTGGCGTCCTGTCAGCTGCTCATCTCACAg CACCAGGCCAAGATCAAGTCACTGACTGACTACATGCAGAACATGGAGCAGAAGAAGAGGCAGCTGGAGGAGAGTCAGGACGCTCTGAGTGAGGAGCTCGCCAAACTGCAGGCTCATG GTAAAACAAGACATGAGATGttgggagaggagaaggagaaggaggacatCGGCAGATCGGATGGAGACGAGGACATCAAG AAAACGCTGCAGGAGCAGCTGGAGAACCACAGGGAGGCTCATCAGAAGCAGCTCAGCCGCCTCCGAGACGAGATCGAAGACAAGCAGAGGATGCTGGACGAACTCACAga TCTCAACCAGGGTCTGTTATTGGAGCAGGAGAGGCTCATGTCGGACTACGACAAACTGAAGtctgaggagcaggagaaggatgCAAAGCTGGATAAACTCAt AATGCTAAATGAACAGAGGGAGCAGGCCAGAGAAGACCTGAAGGGCCTGGAGGAGACTGTG GCCAAAGAGCTGCAGACTCTACACAACCTGCGCAAACTCTTCGTTCAGGACCTCACCACGCGGGTTAAGAAG AGTGCAGAGCTGGACTGTGAGGAGGGACTCGGCAACGTGGCCCAGAAACAGAAGATCTCCTTTCTGGAGAACAACCTGGAACAGCTCACCAAGGTCCACAAGCAG CTGGTCCGAGACAACGCAGACCTTCGCTGCGAGCTGCCCAAGCTGGAGAAGCGTCTGCGGGCCACAGCTGAGCGAGTCAAAGCCCTGGAGAACGCCCTGAAGGAGGCCAAGGAGAACGCCATGAGGGACCGAAGGCGCTACCAGCAAGAGGTGGACCGCATCAAAGAGGCCGTCCGGGCCAAGAACATGACCAGGAGGGGGTTCTCCGCACAGATCGGTGAGCTGAAAGTCAGATTTGAGACTTGGACAGacgacaaaataaaatatgctactgaagttatttatttctttgtgcTTCAGCAAAGCCCATCCGACCAGGACATCCCCCCATGTGGTCCCCCATCAGCAGCTCCATCAGAGCCGGAGGCACCCACAACAACTGAAACCACAACAGCAAGTGACCCCTGTGAGCACGCTGCAGACAAACATCTCACTATTCTTTCAATACATTCTACGTTCTTTTATTAG
- the LOC131962633 gene encoding kinesin heavy chain-like isoform X2 has protein sequence MMDAAECGVRVMCRFRPLNESEINRGDKYIPKFKEDDTVVITGKPYVFDRVLPPNTSQEQVYDQCAKQIVKDVLGGYNGTIFAYGQTSSGKTHTMEGKLHDSQLMGIIPRIARDIFDHIYSMDENLEFHIKVSYFEIYLDKIRDLLDVSKTNLAVHEDKNRVPYVKGCTERFVSSPEEVMDVIDEGKNNRHVAVTNMNEHSSRSHSIFLINIKQENMETEKKLSGKLYLVDLAGSEKVSKTGAEGAVLDEAKNINKSLSALGNVISALAEGTKSHVPYRDSKMTRILQDSLGGNCRTTIIICCSPSVYNEAETKSTLMFGQRAKTIKNTVSVNLELTAEEWKKKYEKEKEKNKNLKTIIQRLEAELNRWRNGENVPEDEQLSSKDQKSVEPYDNTPVIDNLQPAGGGVSVPGDERSKYEEDITNLYKQLDDKDDEINQHSQLAEKLKEQMMDQEELLASTRRDYEKIQEELCRLQTENELAKEEVKEVLQALEELAVNYDQKSQEVGERDQANLQLIEELQHKTLLLSAVQGELSQLQELNGLQRKRAAEVLNLLLRDLSDIGAIIGTSDVKAAASSETKGNGSAVEEEFTVARLYISKMKSEVKSLVNRSKQLESAQADAHRKIQANEKELASCQLLISQHQAKIKSLTDYMQNMEQKKRQLEESQDALSEELAKLQAHGKTRHEMLGEEKEKEDIGRSDGDEDIKKTLQEQLENHREAHQKQLSRLRDEIEDKQRMLDELTDLNQGLLLEQERLMSDYDKLKSEEQEKDAKLDKLIMLNEQREQAREDLKGLEETVAKELQTLHNLRKLFVQDLTTRVKKSAELDCEEGLGNVAQKQKISFLENNLEQLTKVHKQLVRDNADLRCELPKLEKRLRATAERVKALENALKEAKENAMRDRRRYQQEVDRIKEAVRAKNMTRRGFSAQIGELKVRFETWTDDKIKYATEVIYFFVLQQSPSDQDIPPCGPPSAAPSEPEAPTTTETTTASDPYRP, from the exons GGTAAACCGTACGTGTTCGACCGCGTGCTGCCTCCCAACACGTCACAGGAACAAGTGTACGACCAGTGTGCCAAACAGATCGTCAAAG ATGTGCTGGGCGGTTATAACGGGACCATCTTCGCCTACGGACAGACGTCCTCCGGGAAGACACACACCATGGAG ggcAAACTGCACGACTCCCAGCTGATGGGGATCATTCCTCGCATCGCCCGCGACATCTTTGACCACATCTACTCCATGGACGAGAACCTGGAGTTCCACATCAAG GTTTCCTATTTTGAAATCTACTTGGACAAGATCAGAGACCTGCTGGATG TGTCCAAGACGAACCTTGCTGTGCATGaagacaaaaacagagttcCCTATGTCAAG GGCTGTACTGAGCGTTTTGTGTCCAGTCCAGAGGAGGTGATGGACGTCATCGATGAGGGCAAAAACAATCGGCACGTGGCAGTCACAA ACATGAATGAGCACAGCTCTCGCAGCCACAGCATCTTCCTCATCAACATCAAGCAGGAGAACATGGAGACGGAGAAGAAGCTGTCGGGGAAGCTCTACCTGGTCGACCTGGCGGGCAGCGAGAAG GTCAGTAAGACGGGAGCAGAGGGAGCCGTGCTGGATGAGGCCAAGAACATCAACAAATCTCTCTCCGCTCTGGGAAACGTCATCTCAGCTCTCGCCGAGGGAACT aaatcCCATGTGCCGTACAGAGACAGTAAGATGACTCGGATCCTGCAGGACTCTCTGGGGGGAAACTGTcgcaccaccatcatcatctgcTGCTCGCCTTCAGTCTACAACGAGGCTGAGACCAAGTCCACGCTCATGTTTGGACAGAG AGCCAAGACCATCAAGAACACAGTGTCGGTGAACCTGGAGCTGACGGCTGAGGAGTGGAAGAAGAAATatgagaaggagaaggagaagaacaaGAACCTGAAAACCATCATCCAGAGGCTGGAGGCTGAACTCAACCGCTGGAGGAACG GGGAGAATGTTCCTGAGGACGAGCAGCTGAGCTCCAAAGATCAGAAGAGCGTGGAGCCGTACGACAACACTCCCGTCATCGACAACCTGCAGCCTGCTGGAGGAGGCGTCTCAGTCCCCGGGGACGAGCGGAGCAAATACGAGGAGGACATCACCAACCTCTACAAACAGCTGGACGACAAG gACGATGAAATCAACCAACACAGTCAGCTGGCTGAAAAACTCAAGGAGCAGATGATGGACCAGGAAGag ctGCTGGCATCTACGCGGCGTGACTATGAGAAAATCCAGGAGGAGCTGTGCCGGCTGCAGACGGAGAACGAGCTGGccaaggaggaggtgaaggaggtgcTGCAGGCGCTGGAGGAGCTGGCCGTCAACTACGACCAGAAGAGCCAAGAGGTGGGGGAGAGAGATCAGGCCAACCTGCAGCTGATCGAGGAGCTGCAGCACAAGACG ttgttGCTGTCGGCAGTGCAGGGGGAGCTGAGTCAGCTGCAGGAGCTGAACGGCCTGCAGAGGAAAAGAGCCGCTGAAGTCCTCAACCTGCTGCTGCGTGACCTCAGCGACATCGGCGCCATCATCGGCACCAGTGATGTGAAAGCTGCCGCA TCCTCAGAGACGAAGGGGAACGGCTCGGCGGTGGAGGAGGAGTTCACCGTGGCTCGCctctacatcagcaagatgaaGTCCGAGGTCAAGTCCTTGGTGAACCGCAGCAAGCAGCTGGAGAGCGCTCAGGCCGACGCCCACCGCAAGATCCAGGCCAATGAGAAGGAGCTGGCGTCCTGTCAGCTGCTCATCTCACAg CACCAGGCCAAGATCAAGTCACTGACTGACTACATGCAGAACATGGAGCAGAAGAAGAGGCAGCTGGAGGAGAGTCAGGACGCTCTGAGTGAGGAGCTCGCCAAACTGCAGGCTCATG GTAAAACAAGACATGAGATGttgggagaggagaaggagaaggaggacatCGGCAGATCGGATGGAGACGAGGACATCAAG AAAACGCTGCAGGAGCAGCTGGAGAACCACAGGGAGGCTCATCAGAAGCAGCTCAGCCGCCTCCGAGACGAGATCGAAGACAAGCAGAGGATGCTGGACGAACTCACAga TCTCAACCAGGGTCTGTTATTGGAGCAGGAGAGGCTCATGTCGGACTACGACAAACTGAAGtctgaggagcaggagaaggatgCAAAGCTGGATAAACTCAt AATGCTAAATGAACAGAGGGAGCAGGCCAGAGAAGACCTGAAGGGCCTGGAGGAGACTGTG GCCAAAGAGCTGCAGACTCTACACAACCTGCGCAAACTCTTCGTTCAGGACCTCACCACGCGGGTTAAGAAG AGTGCAGAGCTGGACTGTGAGGAGGGACTCGGCAACGTGGCCCAGAAACAGAAGATCTCCTTTCTGGAGAACAACCTGGAACAGCTCACCAAGGTCCACAAGCAG CTGGTCCGAGACAACGCAGACCTTCGCTGCGAGCTGCCCAAGCTGGAGAAGCGTCTGCGGGCCACAGCTGAGCGAGTCAAAGCCCTGGAGAACGCCCTGAAGGAGGCCAAGGAGAACGCCATGAGGGACCGAAGGCGCTACCAGCAAGAGGTGGACCGCATCAAAGAGGCCGTCCGGGCCAAGAACATGACCAGGAGGGGGTTCTCCGCACAGATCGGTGAGCTGAAAGTCAGATTTGAGACTTGGACAGacgacaaaataaaatatgctactgaagttatttatttctttgtgcTTCAGCAAAGCCCATCCGACCAGGACATCCCCCCATGTGGTCCCCCATCAGCAGCTCCATCAGAGCCGGAGGCACCCACAACAACTGAAACCACAACAGCAAGTGACCCCT ACAGACCATAA
- the LOC131962633 gene encoding kinesin heavy chain-like isoform X3 → MMDAAECGVRVMCRFRPLNESEINRGDKYIPKFKEDDTVVITGKPYVFDRVLPPNTSQEQVYDQCAKQIVKDVLGGYNGTIFAYGQTSSGKTHTMEGKLHDSQLMGIIPRIARDIFDHIYSMDENLEFHIKVSYFEIYLDKIRDLLDVSKTNLAVHEDKNRVPYVKGCTERFVSSPEEVMDVIDEGKNNRHVAVTNMNEHSSRSHSIFLINIKQENMETEKKLSGKLYLVDLAGSEKVSKTGAEGAVLDEAKNINKSLSALGNVISALAEGTKSHVPYRDSKMTRILQDSLGGNCRTTIIICCSPSVYNEAETKSTLMFGQRAKTIKNTVSVNLELTAEEWKKKYEKEKEKNKNLKTIIQRLEAELNRWRNGENVPEDEQLSSKDQKSVEPYDNTPVIDNLQPAGGGVSVPGDERSKYEEDITNLYKQLDDKDDEINQHSQLAEKLKEQMMDQEELLASTRRDYEKIQEELCRLQTENELAKEEVKEVLQALEELAVNYDQKSQEVGERDQANLQLIEELQHKTLLLSAVQGELSQLQELNGLQRKRAAEVLNLLLRDLSDIGAIIGTSDVKAAASSETKGNGSAVEEEFTVARLYISKMKSEVKSLVNRSKQLESAQADAHRKIQANEKELASCQLLISQHQAKIKSLTDYMQNMEQKKRQLEESQDALSEELAKLQAHGKTRHEMLGEEKEKEDIGRSDGDEDIKKTLQEQLENHREAHQKQLSRLRDEIEDKQRMLDELTDLNQGLLLEQERLMSDYDKLKSEEQEKDAKLDKLIMLNEQREQAREDLKGLEETVAKELQTLHNLRKLFVQDLTTRVKKSAELDCEEGLGNVAQKQKISFLENNLEQLTKVHKQLVRDNADLRCELPKLEKRLRATAERVKALENALKEAKENAMRDRRRYQQEVDRIKEAVRAKNMTRRGFSAQIAKPIRPGHPPMWSPISSSIRAGGTHNN, encoded by the exons GGTAAACCGTACGTGTTCGACCGCGTGCTGCCTCCCAACACGTCACAGGAACAAGTGTACGACCAGTGTGCCAAACAGATCGTCAAAG ATGTGCTGGGCGGTTATAACGGGACCATCTTCGCCTACGGACAGACGTCCTCCGGGAAGACACACACCATGGAG ggcAAACTGCACGACTCCCAGCTGATGGGGATCATTCCTCGCATCGCCCGCGACATCTTTGACCACATCTACTCCATGGACGAGAACCTGGAGTTCCACATCAAG GTTTCCTATTTTGAAATCTACTTGGACAAGATCAGAGACCTGCTGGATG TGTCCAAGACGAACCTTGCTGTGCATGaagacaaaaacagagttcCCTATGTCAAG GGCTGTACTGAGCGTTTTGTGTCCAGTCCAGAGGAGGTGATGGACGTCATCGATGAGGGCAAAAACAATCGGCACGTGGCAGTCACAA ACATGAATGAGCACAGCTCTCGCAGCCACAGCATCTTCCTCATCAACATCAAGCAGGAGAACATGGAGACGGAGAAGAAGCTGTCGGGGAAGCTCTACCTGGTCGACCTGGCGGGCAGCGAGAAG GTCAGTAAGACGGGAGCAGAGGGAGCCGTGCTGGATGAGGCCAAGAACATCAACAAATCTCTCTCCGCTCTGGGAAACGTCATCTCAGCTCTCGCCGAGGGAACT aaatcCCATGTGCCGTACAGAGACAGTAAGATGACTCGGATCCTGCAGGACTCTCTGGGGGGAAACTGTcgcaccaccatcatcatctgcTGCTCGCCTTCAGTCTACAACGAGGCTGAGACCAAGTCCACGCTCATGTTTGGACAGAG AGCCAAGACCATCAAGAACACAGTGTCGGTGAACCTGGAGCTGACGGCTGAGGAGTGGAAGAAGAAATatgagaaggagaaggagaagaacaaGAACCTGAAAACCATCATCCAGAGGCTGGAGGCTGAACTCAACCGCTGGAGGAACG GGGAGAATGTTCCTGAGGACGAGCAGCTGAGCTCCAAAGATCAGAAGAGCGTGGAGCCGTACGACAACACTCCCGTCATCGACAACCTGCAGCCTGCTGGAGGAGGCGTCTCAGTCCCCGGGGACGAGCGGAGCAAATACGAGGAGGACATCACCAACCTCTACAAACAGCTGGACGACAAG gACGATGAAATCAACCAACACAGTCAGCTGGCTGAAAAACTCAAGGAGCAGATGATGGACCAGGAAGag ctGCTGGCATCTACGCGGCGTGACTATGAGAAAATCCAGGAGGAGCTGTGCCGGCTGCAGACGGAGAACGAGCTGGccaaggaggaggtgaaggaggtgcTGCAGGCGCTGGAGGAGCTGGCCGTCAACTACGACCAGAAGAGCCAAGAGGTGGGGGAGAGAGATCAGGCCAACCTGCAGCTGATCGAGGAGCTGCAGCACAAGACG ttgttGCTGTCGGCAGTGCAGGGGGAGCTGAGTCAGCTGCAGGAGCTGAACGGCCTGCAGAGGAAAAGAGCCGCTGAAGTCCTCAACCTGCTGCTGCGTGACCTCAGCGACATCGGCGCCATCATCGGCACCAGTGATGTGAAAGCTGCCGCA TCCTCAGAGACGAAGGGGAACGGCTCGGCGGTGGAGGAGGAGTTCACCGTGGCTCGCctctacatcagcaagatgaaGTCCGAGGTCAAGTCCTTGGTGAACCGCAGCAAGCAGCTGGAGAGCGCTCAGGCCGACGCCCACCGCAAGATCCAGGCCAATGAGAAGGAGCTGGCGTCCTGTCAGCTGCTCATCTCACAg CACCAGGCCAAGATCAAGTCACTGACTGACTACATGCAGAACATGGAGCAGAAGAAGAGGCAGCTGGAGGAGAGTCAGGACGCTCTGAGTGAGGAGCTCGCCAAACTGCAGGCTCATG GTAAAACAAGACATGAGATGttgggagaggagaaggagaaggaggacatCGGCAGATCGGATGGAGACGAGGACATCAAG AAAACGCTGCAGGAGCAGCTGGAGAACCACAGGGAGGCTCATCAGAAGCAGCTCAGCCGCCTCCGAGACGAGATCGAAGACAAGCAGAGGATGCTGGACGAACTCACAga TCTCAACCAGGGTCTGTTATTGGAGCAGGAGAGGCTCATGTCGGACTACGACAAACTGAAGtctgaggagcaggagaaggatgCAAAGCTGGATAAACTCAt AATGCTAAATGAACAGAGGGAGCAGGCCAGAGAAGACCTGAAGGGCCTGGAGGAGACTGTG GCCAAAGAGCTGCAGACTCTACACAACCTGCGCAAACTCTTCGTTCAGGACCTCACCACGCGGGTTAAGAAG AGTGCAGAGCTGGACTGTGAGGAGGGACTCGGCAACGTGGCCCAGAAACAGAAGATCTCCTTTCTGGAGAACAACCTGGAACAGCTCACCAAGGTCCACAAGCAG CTGGTCCGAGACAACGCAGACCTTCGCTGCGAGCTGCCCAAGCTGGAGAAGCGTCTGCGGGCCACAGCTGAGCGAGTCAAAGCCCTGGAGAACGCCCTGAAGGAGGCCAAGGAGAACGCCATGAGGGACCGAAGGCGCTACCAGCAAGAGGTGGACCGCATCAAAGAGGCCGTCCGGGCCAAGAACATGACCAGGAGGGGGTTCTCCGCACAGATCG CAAAGCCCATCCGACCAGGACATCCCCCCATGTGGTCCCCCATCAGCAGCTCCATCAGAGCCGGAGGCACCCACAACAACTGA